The Sesamum indicum cultivar Zhongzhi No. 13 linkage group LG2, S_indicum_v1.0, whole genome shotgun sequence genome contains a region encoding:
- the LOC105156369 gene encoding uncharacterized protein LOC105156369 yields MAMGTERSKALHNFTMPCGLRWGNQRFLRCMKVNSNGQISPLQRFTTNNSGSSDHHHQHHHQHPIQQRRTTRDRDRERDKDSSPEFVHGSPKVGPTPPPATDGGRRFSDDDDDGIAAMREKVMFDLQTAADKMKDAIFKDGLEEGKVSVSQQLLPQPPPPPPPPAEGETYRPWNLRTRRAACKTPVSGFVSGKNCGAPAVGGGNDAGGNKILRLDVPRPNSAAVTAHKPPMHRSEGSGMAASGEKRERAKFSVPLAKREIEEDFFAMVGHRPPRRPKKRAKIVQKQLDTLFPGLWLTEVTADMYKVNEAAP; encoded by the exons ATGGCTATGGGGACAGAAAGATCGAAGGCGTTGCACAATTTCACGATGCCGTGTGGTTTGCGGTGGGGGAATCAGCGATTTCTCCGTTGCATGAAGGTCAACTCCAACGGCCAAATCTCGCCCCTTCAACGATTCACAACCAATAATTCCGGTTCTTCTGATCATCACCACCAACACCATCACCAACATCCAATCCAACAGCGCCGCACCACCAGAGATAGAGACAGAGAAAGAGATAAAGACTCGTCTCCTGAGTTTGTGCATGGATCTCCCAAAGTGGGTCCTACTCCGCCGCCGGCGACGGACGGTGGTCGGAGATTCAGcgatgacgatgatgatggGATTGCCGCtatgagagagaaagtgatGTTCGATCTCCAGACGGCGGCGGATAAAATGAAAGACGCGATTTTTAAGGATGGACTTGAGGAAGGTAAGGTTTCTGTTTCCCAGCAGCTTCTGCCTCAGCCGCCGcctccgccgccgccgccagCGGAAGGCGAGACTTACCGTCCATGGAACTTGAGGACGAGGCGAGCTGCGTGTAAGACGCCGGTGAGTGGGTTCGTCTCCGGTAAAAACTGTGGCGCCCCTGCCGTCGGTGGGGGGAACGATGCAGGCGGCAACAAGATTTTGAGGCTTGATGTGCCGAGACCCAATTCGGCTGCGGTGACAGCCCACAAGCCGCCGATGCATAGGAGTGAAGGCAGCGGGATGGCGGCGAGTGGGGAAAAAAGGGAACGGGCGAAGTTTTCAGTGCCGCTTGCAAAAAGAGAAATCGAAGAGGATTTCTTCGCCATGGTTGGTCACAGGCCGCCGCGCAGACCGAAGAAGAGAGCTAAGATTGTTCAAAAACAATTAGAT ACCCTATTTCCAGGATTGTGGCTGACTGAAGTTACAGCAGATATGTATAAAGTTAATGAAGCTGCTCCATGA